The Actinomycetota bacterium region TCAGTGTCACCGTGCAGTTCTCGGGCCAGGGACGGCTCGTGCTGCAGCCTCTCGCGGTCACCTCTTCACGGTCGATCGAACCCGTGGCCATCGACGCTCCAGGACGGAGCACTCACACGATCGCCCTCGAGTCGGACACGTACGTGCTGGCGGTCGACACGGTCGATCCATCGGCCCGGTGGACGGTGGAGCTGTCCGCCAAGGCGGCCTGACCACCCGCCGCTACCGCTCTGCACGTGCTGGCTCTGAGCGTGGAGCGCACACCGGACGATCGCGATTTCGTCGTCGGCGGTTGGCGCGCTGGGCGGTCGACCCTCTAGTCCGCGGGGATCAGCACTGCTGGTATGACCGCGTGAGCGCGGTCTTCGGTGTCCGCACGTCGTCGGGTGTGTGGGCCGTTCGGGCTAGCCGGCTCGGACGGTGGCCGCCTCATGTGCGATCGGTGGTGGCGTCACACCATCGTCGGATTCGCTTGCCGTCGTGTCCCCACCGTACGTACCGTCCGCGCTCTTCACGACCCGCTCGGGGTCGCTCGTACCGGGGCACATGTCATGGTTGAAGCATCGAACCTCTCCTTCGCGTACGCACCTTTCCCCCTCCTGACCGGCTTCCGACGGGCCCTCATCGTGCTCCTCGCGGCGGGTGCTCTGCTCGTGGTCGGAGCGTGGCGTGCGGAAGCGGTACCCGGCAACGACGCCTTCGCCTATGCCGCATCTGTCGGTCCGGCTATCCCGACCTCGGTGTCCGCCGATACGGTCGGGGCGACCACCGAGCCCGACGAGCCCCTGCACTGCGACATGGACGCGACCCTGTGGTACGCGTTCACGCCCTCGACGTCGGGCGTGGTCGTCATCGACACGGTCGGCAGCGGCTTCGACACCGTTCTCGCCGTGTTCGACGGTGACCCCTTCGCCGGCGATCCCAGCGCCCCGACGCACCTGATCGATTGCAACGACGACTTCCACGACCTCCAGTCGCAGGTCACGGTCGAAGTCACGTCCGGAACCACCTACCGCATCCAGGTCGGCGGATGGTCGGGTGACACCGGAGCGCTGACCCTGAACCTCGCTGAGGCGCCGGGTGGCGTGATCTCGGGCACGGTCACGGATGCGGCCACCGGGGCGCTGCTCGCGGGCATCTGCGTCGAAACGTGGGGCGAGACCACCATCGGCTACGGCTCCGACGTCACCGACGCTACCGGCTCCTACACGCTCGGCGGGCTCTCCCCCGACAGCTACCGCGTGTACCTCTACGACTGCGGTGGTGGCGGCTACATCGCCGAGTACCACCAGAACGCGCCCGACTGGGAGTCGGCAACGCTGGTCGTCCTCGGCGACGGCGAGCACGTCACGGTCAACGAGGACCTGTCGACTGGGGGGTCGATCTTCGGCCAGGTCACCGAGGCTGGCACCACCACCGGCATCGAGAACGTGTGCGTCACCGCCCACGATCCCGACCTCGGTCTGTGGAGCTACGGCACCACCGATGCGAACGGTGACTACGTCATCGGTGGCGTCGAGGACGGGTCGTACACCGTGTACTTCACTGTCTGCGACACCGGGCCGTTCATCCCCGAGTACTTCGACGACGCCGCCGACGCGACGACCGCGACCCGCGTCGCCGTGAGCTCGGGCGCGGCGACGGAGGTCGACGAGGACCTGTCGCGCGGAGGCGTGATCCATGGGATCGTCTCCGCCGCGGGCGGGGGTGGCGCCATCGGGAACGTCTGTGTACACGTCTACGGCGAGAACACCGGGGTGTGGACCACCGCGTACACGGACGAGGCCGGTCAGTACGAGACCGAGGGCCTGCCCGCGGACAACTACCGCCTCGAGTTCATCGACTGCTCCGGTGTCGGTTACCTCACCGAGTACTACGACGAGCACCGCGACTGGCTCGACTCCGATCTCGTCTCGCTCGCGTTGGGGCAGATGCAGGCGATCAACGAGGATCTCAGCCTCGGCGGCACCATCACGGGTCACGTCACCGATACCACGACGGGAGACCCGATCGAGTTCGTGTGCGTGTCGGTGGAGGATGACGCCGGGATCTGGGGCTCGGACGTAACCGACATGATTGGCCACTACGAGGTGCCGGCGCTGTACCCGGGCATGTACAAGGTCCACTTCTCCGACTGCGGGGGCGGCGGCTACGGCGACGAGTGGTACAACGACCAGACCACCTTCGAGACGGCCGACGCCGTGGAGGTCTTCGCGAACATGCTCACGCATGTCGAAGAGGACCTGAGCTCGGGTGGGCGAATCGAAGGTGTCATCACCGACGCCGGAACGACGGACACCCTGGTCGACATCTGCGTCGACGTCACCGGCAACCTGACCGGTCACTACGGGTTCGACGCCACCGGTGCTGACGGCCACTACTCCATCGGCGGGCTCCCCGCCGACGACTACCGCATCCACTTCTACGACTGCGGTGGCCTGGGCTACCACGAGGAGTACTGGGACGAGCAGCCCGACTGGGCCAGCGCCCACCTCCAGCCGGTTGGCGAGAACCAGACCGTCACGATCGACGAGGACCTCGTGGCGCTCGGCCGCATCGCGGGCACCCTGGTGGATGCCGCGGACGGCGTGACGCCAGCCCAGGGCGTATGCGCGTGGGCCGTCGACGTCCTGGGCGGGGGCTGGTACGGGGCCAACCCCAGCGACGAGTCCGGCGGATACCTCATAACGGGCCTGCCCGACGGTGACTACAAGGTCCTCTTCGAGGACTGCCTCGACGACTACTGGCTGTCCGAGTGGTACGCCGACGCTGCCGACGAGACGTCCGCCACCCCCGTGTCCGTGGTGCAAGGCGTCACCACCTCCGTGGACGAGGACCTCGTCGCAGGTGGTCGGCTCGGAGGCACCGTGCTCTCGGATCTCACCGGCAACGGCGTCGACGGCATCTGCATCGACATCCACGACACCGGCGACCCGGTGGCGCGCGACAGCGCCTGGACGGGGTGGGACGGCGCCTGGCAGAGCAGCGTGCTGCCAGCCGGGGACTACCAGCTGTTCCTCAGCGACTGCACCCGCATGCGCTACCACGACGAGTGGTACGACGACGCAGCCGACCAGACCGGCGCGGCCGAGGTCGCCGTCATCGGCGGCCAGGTCACCGACGTGACCGAGAGCCTGTTCGCGGACAACGTCGCGCCCGATGCGGTGGAAGATGTCTTCGACGTGCTGAAGAACCGTCAGGCCACCCTCTCGCCCCTCGACAACGACACCGATGGTGACGGTGATGGGCTGACGATCACCGCCGTCGAGACGGCCGACGCGGCCGAGCACGGCGTGGTCTCCCACGACGGCTCCACGATCACGTACGTGCCCGCGGCCGGCTTCCTCGGCAGCGACACCTTCGACTACACCGTCGACGACGGCTTCGGGGGGACCGACACCGCGACCATCACGGTGACCGTCGCCGACTGCCCGGACCTCACGCCGGGCATCGACGACGCTGGACTCGTCACCGGCTACGAGTGGGTCGAGTGCAGTGCCATCGATGCCAACGGCCTGAGCCCCCAGGTCACCAGCCACTTCCCTGTGGTCGGTGACTCCATGGGACTGATGACCAGCGGCGACCGGGCGCTCGCCCCGACCGCCAACGACGGAGGCGGCGACGGGCGGGACAACGCCTGGAGCGCGCGCGGCGCGAACGACCCGTCGATACTGCGGCTCGACCTCGATGTCCCCGACGGCGGCACGTGCCTCGCGATGCACGTCGCGTTCATGTCCGAGGAGTACCCGGAGTACGTGGGGAGCGGGTACAACGACGCGTTCCTCGCCGAGCTCGACGCGACCACCTGGTCGGTGAGCGACAGTGTCATCACCGCTCCCGACAACTTCGCGTTGGCTCCCGGTGGAGACCTGCTCTCCATCAACAGCGTCTTCTTCGACGGCGCTCGCGCCATCGTCGACAACGGCACCACCTACGACGGCATGACCGCGCAGCTGCGCGTCCAGACTCCGGTCACCCCGGGTGAGCACAGCCTGTTCCTGACCATCTTCGACCAAGGCGACGGCATCTACGATTCGGCCGCGTTCGTCGACGATCTCCACGTCGAGAGCGACCCGGAGGGGGGCTGCACCGCAGGTGTCAACGCGCTGCCCGAGGCTGAGGACAACACCGCGGCGACGGACGAGGACACCCACGTCGACATCGATGTGCTCGCCAACGACAGCGACGCCGACCTCGACCCGCTCACGATCGTGGCGGTCGACGACCCGGCACACGGCACGGCCACCATCGTCAGCGGCCAGGTGCGCTACGTGCCTGACACGAACTGGTTCGGCACGGAGGACCCGTTCACCTACACCATCGCCGACGCCTTCGGTGGGTTCGCCAGCGCCACGATCAACGTCGATGTCGCCCCGGTGAACGACGCCCCGGTGGCTGACGATCTCGGGGAGACCACCGACGAGGACACGCCCGTCGATGTCACGCTGACCGCCAGCGACGTCGAGGGCGATCCGTTCACGTTCTCGATCGTCGACGGGCCGGCCAGCGGCATCCTGTCCCCCATCGTGGCCGGAGTGGTGACCTACACGCCCGCTGCGGACACGAACGGGATGGACTCGTTCACCTACCGCGCCTCGGATGCGGACGATGGCCCGATCGCGACGGTGACCCTGGACGTCACGGCGGTCAACGATGCCCCCGATGCGGTCGATGACGGGGAGGGCACGGACGAGGACGTCGCGGTCGACGTGGCCGTGCTGGCCAACGACTCCGACGTCGACCTCGTCCACGAGGGCGACACGCTCACGGTTACCGGCGTCAGCGATCCCGCCAACGGCACGGTGTCGATCGCCGTGGACGGGCAGTCGGTGTCCTACACGCCCGACCCGGACTGGTTCGGCGAGGACACGTTCACCTACACGCTCTCCGACGCCGATGGTGCGATGGACACGGCCACGGTGACGGTGACGGTGAACCCGGTCAACGACGCGCCGGTGGCCGACGACCTCGGGGCGATCACCGACGAGGACACCGCGGTCGATGTCACACTGACGGCCAACGACGTCGAGGGCGATCCGTTCGTGTTCTCGATCGTCGTCGGGCCGGCCAGCGGCACGCTGTCGCCCATCGGGGCTGGGGCCTCGGTCGTGACCTACACGCCCGACGCGGACGCGAACGGGATGGACTCGTTCACCTACCGCGCCTCGGATGCCGACGATGGCCCGATCGCGACGGTGACCCTGGACGTCACGCCGGTGAATGACGCGCCGGTGGCGAGCCCTGCGGAGGAGACGACGGCGGAGGACACGCCGCTGGAGGGTGCACTGCTCGCCACGGATGTCGACGGCGACGAGCTGAGCTACGTCGTCGTGGCTCCGCCTGCTCACGGTGAGGTGGTGCTGGGTGTGGGTGAGGCTTTCACGTACACGCCGCACGTGGATTACAACGGCGCGGACTCGTTCACCTTCAAGGCGAACGATGGTGTAGCGGACTCCAACGTGGCTGCGGTGTCCATCACGGTCACGCCCGTCAACGATGCACCTGAGGCCGCGGACAACCTCGCGTGGGTCGTGGAGGAGGACGCTTCCGTGGTGATCATGATGGAGGCGGGAGACGTCGAGGACGATCCGCTGACGTTCTCGATCGTGGCCGGCCCGGAGCACGGTGGGCTGTCGGTGGTGGACGGTAATCAGGTCACCTACACACCTGTTGCGGACTACAGCGGATCGGACTCGTTCACTTTCAGGGCCAACGATGGCGGGCTGGACTCCAACGTCGCCACCATCGGCATCGATGTCACCCCGGTCAACGACGCCCCGACTGTCGACGAGGTCGAGGTCGGGACCAGCCAGAACTCTCCGGTCCAGGTGATCCTCGTCGGTGCCGACGTCGACAACGACCCCTTGGTCTTCTCGATCGTTTCCGGCCCGAGTAGCGGCACGTTGGGACCCGTCTCGGGGAACCAGGTGACGTACACGCCCGACGACGGCTACTTCGGTCCTGACTCGTTCACCTTCAAGGCCAACGACGGGACCGTGGATTCCGGCAGTGCGACCGTGTCGGTCACCGTTCTCGAGAACAGCGCGCCGGTCGCTTCAGCGGTGGAGGCGTCGACTGCCGAGGACACTGCGAAGCAACTGACGCTGCCGGCATCGGACGCGGATGACGACTCGCTGACCTGGTCGATCGTGTCCGCGCCCGTGCACGGCGACCTCGGAGCGCTGGTCGGCAACGTGGTCACGTACACCCCGGACCCTGACTACAACGGGACGGACTCCTTCACGTTCAAGGCGAACGATGGGCTGTCCGACTCGAACGTCGCCACCGTGGACATCACGGTCACGCCGGTCAACGACGCCCCGGAGGCGGCACCCAACACCTACGAGGTCGATGAGGACTCATCGGTCGTGGTGGTGCTGGAGGCTGGCGACGTCGAGGACGATCCGTTGACGTTCTCCATCGTCGCTGGCCCCGACCACGGTTCGCTGTCGTCAGTGTCAGGTGGCGAGGTGACTTACACGCCGGACGCCGACTACGACGGTGTCGATTCGTTCACGTTCAAGGTGAACGACGGCGAGGCGGACTCGAACGTGGCGACGATCGGTCTCGACGTCCTTCCGATCAACGATCCGCCGACGGCGACGGACACTGCGGTGGAGGTGAGTGCCGGCCAGTCGGTCACGGTGACGCTGCCTGCGACCGACGTGGACAACACGAGCTCGCAACTCACCTTCAGCGTCGGAGGATCGCCGTCGAAGGGGACGTTGTCGTCGGTGTCGGGCAACCAGGTCACGTACACGGCGAACGTAGGAACCAGCGGCACCGACTCGTTCACCTTCAAGGTGAACGACGGAGCGGTCGACTCCAACACCGCCACCGTAAGCGTGACCGTGAAGCAGTCGACGACATCCACGAACACGACCGTCGAACCGGGCGGGACGGCGTCCACCGAGGGCACGACGGCCACGTCCGACAACCCCGTCGTGACCGCAGTCACGTCGCCGACTGGTGGTGAGGTCACCGTCCAAGAGGGCGAGCGGACCACGGGCGCCCCGTCGGGCTACCGGATGTTCGACGTCCAGGTCGAGATCCACGCCCCCGACGCCACGGTCGAGGAGCCGCTCCTGTTGGTGTTCCGCGTCCACGAGTCGCAGGTCCCGGACGGTGCACGCAGTCTGACGGTGTTCCGCAACGGGCGGCGCGTGCCGAACCCGTGCACGCACCCAACCTCCGCCCAACCCGACCCCTGCACCGCGTCGATCGTCAAGGATGGCGAGGAGTGGGTCATCACCGTCCGTACCTCGAAGGCCTCGACCTGGAACTTCGGTGAGCAGACCGACGTCGAGTTCGAGCGGCTCTCCGGTGACGGAAGGATCCAGACCGCCGTTGCCATCTCTGCGGACACGTTCACGGCCGCGGACACGGTGATTATCGCCAGGTCGGACAAGTACCCCGACGCGCTCGCGGGCGCCCCGCTGGCTGCGAAGCTGGCAGCGCCGATCCTGCTCACCACCTCGGACGTCCTCGACCCAGCGGTGGCCGCGGAGGTGGACAGGTTGGGTGCCGACCGCGCCATCCTGCTCGGCGGTGAGACCGCGTTGTCGCCGGTGGTGCGCGACCAGCTCCTCGCTCTGGGGGTCGCTACGGTCGATCGGATCGCGGGCAACACGCGCTTCGACACCGCTGCGGAGATCGCCAAGCAGGTCGGTGGAAGGGCCGTCTACGTGACGGAGGGTGCGAACGCCGATGAGGGCCGCGGCTGGCCTGACGCGGTGGCGGTATCCGGGCTGGCGGCGTTCCAGCAACGGCCCATCGTGCTGGCGGAGCGCGACGTGCTGCCTGGTGCGAGCGCCGCGGTCCTGGATGCGCTCGGTGTCACGCAGGCCACCATCGTGGGCGGTGAGGCTGCCGTCTCGGCCGCGGTCGCCGGACAGATCACTCAGCACGACGTGGAGGTGGGACGCATCGCCGGAGCCAACCGCTACGACACCTCACGCCAGGTCGCAGAGTGGGCGGTCGTGGCTGGGATGGATCCGGCGACCCTCTGGGTGGCGACGGGCCTCAACTTCCCCGACGCGCTCGCGGCAGGACCGGCGGTCGCCGCCACCAAGGGCGTGCTGGTGTTGGTCCACGGTCAGACGTTGGACAACGCACCAGCGAGCCTGGAGTACATCGAGGCTCAGGCGGCGAGCATCGCGCGCGTCGCCCTGGTGGGCGGCGACAAGGCGGTGACCGAGACGGTCGCCGGCCAGATCGCCGATGCGATCGCGGCGGCAGGGTCCTAGGTCAGCCTGACGACCGCAAGGACAGCCCCGTTCCGGTGCCCCGGACGGGGCTGTCCTGTCTCACCTGACGACTACAGGTCGTCGCCGGTCAGGACGGTCATCGTCGTGCCGTGCTTCTCCTGGAGCTGCTTCGCATCGTCGAGCGCCTCCTTGGCGGCCTCGGAGTTGAGCCCCTCGCCTAGATCCTCGAGCTCGATGATGGTCACGAGGTGGTAGGCGGGATCGCCGAAGGGTGAGTTCGGGGTTCGGAGGGTCTGCACGCTCTTGAAGCCCGTCCACCGGTGCACGATCTCGGTGTGGGTCGTGCGGTAGTGCTCCTCGAAGCCCTCCACGTCGGTCTCGGGCTTGGTCCACAAGGCGACGAAATGCGGCACGGTCTGCTCCTAGCTCGTCCGGCTCGGTCCCGGTGAGCCTAGAGCCCGTACAGCCGCCGCGGGTTGGCATCGAGAGCCTTGTCCAGCACCTCGTCGCCGAGCGCGGCGTTCACCTCGCGTGTGGTCGTGACGCTGCCGGGGAACTCGCAGTCCCAGTGGGGGTAGTCGCTGGCCCAGATGAGCGCATCCGCCCCGAGGTGCTCGACGAAGTGGGCGACGAAGGGGTCCTCGCACTCGAAGCTGAAGTAGCACTGGCCCCGCTCGATGTACTCGCGCGGGTCGGCCTTCATGCCGGGGATGAGGTCGCCGCGCTTCTCGCGGTGCTCGTGGGCACGGTCGATCCAGTACGGGACCCAGCCGACGCCGCACTCGAGGAACGCCACCCTCAGCGTGGGAAAGCGGTCGAGCACGCCGCCCATGGTCAGGGCGGTGAACGCGACCATCTGGTCGACCGGGAAGCTGATCTGGTGCACCTGCGCGTAGTTGTCGAACAGGTCAGCCGCGGGCAGGGGGTTGTTCATCCCCGGGGCGTTGTGCACCCCGACGGCGAAGCCGGCGTCAGCCACGGCCTCGAAGAAAGGAGTCAGAGCGGGATCGTGGAGGGGTCGGGGCAGCTCGCCGGGGGAGAGGCGCACCGCCGGCGGGATCGTCACGGCGACCGCGCCCCGACCCGCGGCGCGACCGACCTCCTCCGCCGCGCCGGCCACGTCCTGCAGCGCGACGACGGCGACGCCCTTCAACCGGTCCGAGTGGCCGCAGACGTCACCCAGGAGCCAGTCGTTGTAGGCGGTCGCGAAGTCGCGTGCGAAGCCGTGGTCCTCGAAGCTGGTGGTGCCGATGGCGAGGCCGCCGTAGAGCACCTGCACGTCGATGCCCTCGGCATCCATGTCGCGCAGCCGCGCATCGAGGTCGAACGCCCCCTCCATCGCATCGGGGTGCAGCGCGCTCTCGATCGGCACGCCCCGCCCGCGCCCCGCCTGCCGGGGGTAGGGCCGTCCCTCGATGATGGCGGCCGCGCCGCCTTCGACCTCGCCGAACGTCAGCCACTCGGGGTACCGCTCCGACAGTTCGGTCCAAGCGGTCGGGTTCTCGTTGATGTGGGCGTCGGCGTCGATGACCGCCATCACAGGCTCTCGTCGAGGACGGATGGGTCGCGCCGCAGCTCGCGGCGTACCTCGGCCTCCCACAGGTGCGGGAAGGGGACGTGGTCGAAGATGCCGCCGAACTCCTGCACGAACGAGTCGGGCAACGGGACACCGCCCCCGATCTGCTCCACCCGCCACGCCATGCGGCAGCGCCACTCGAGGAACACGGCGCGGTGGTGGGCCTGCTGGATGTCCTTGCCGACCACGAGCACACCGTGGTTGGCCAGCAGGGCGTAGCGGGCGTCTCCGAGACCGCCGGCGGCCTTCCGTGCCGCGTCCTTGTCGGCGACGTTGCCGTCGTAGCTGTCGTAGAGCACAAGGTCGTCCGCGACCTGCGCCGAGGTCTGGTCGTAGACCGGCGGGACGCGCCGGGCGTCGGCCCACACGGTGCCCCACGACGGGTGGTTGTGCACCGCCACGACGACGTCGTCGCGCTGCTCGTGGATCGCCAGGTGCAGCTCGATCGCCGGGGTGACCGTCCAGGGCCCTTCGAGGACGTGACCGTCGACCGTCAGGCGCATGACGTCGCATGCGCGCAGCTCGTCCCACA contains the following coding sequences:
- a CDS encoding EthD family reductase; protein product: MPHFVALWTKPETDVEGFEEHYRTTHTEIVHRWTGFKSVQTLRTPNSPFGDPAYHLVTIIELEDLGEGLNSEAAKEALDDAKQLQEKHGTTMTVLTGDDL
- a CDS encoding tandem-95 repeat protein — encoded protein: MVEASNLSFAYAPFPLLTGFRRALIVLLAAGALLVVGAWRAEAVPGNDAFAYAASVGPAIPTSVSADTVGATTEPDEPLHCDMDATLWYAFTPSTSGVVVIDTVGSGFDTVLAVFDGDPFAGDPSAPTHLIDCNDDFHDLQSQVTVEVTSGTTYRIQVGGWSGDTGALTLNLAEAPGGVISGTVTDAATGALLAGICVETWGETTIGYGSDVTDATGSYTLGGLSPDSYRVYLYDCGGGGYIAEYHQNAPDWESATLVVLGDGEHVTVNEDLSTGGSIFGQVTEAGTTTGIENVCVTAHDPDLGLWSYGTTDANGDYVIGGVEDGSYTVYFTVCDTGPFIPEYFDDAADATTATRVAVSSGAATEVDEDLSRGGVIHGIVSAAGGGGAIGNVCVHVYGENTGVWTTAYTDEAGQYETEGLPADNYRLEFIDCSGVGYLTEYYDEHRDWLDSDLVSLALGQMQAINEDLSLGGTITGHVTDTTTGDPIEFVCVSVEDDAGIWGSDVTDMIGHYEVPALYPGMYKVHFSDCGGGGYGDEWYNDQTTFETADAVEVFANMLTHVEEDLSSGGRIEGVITDAGTTDTLVDICVDVTGNLTGHYGFDATGADGHYSIGGLPADDYRIHFYDCGGLGYHEEYWDEQPDWASAHLQPVGENQTVTIDEDLVALGRIAGTLVDAADGVTPAQGVCAWAVDVLGGGWYGANPSDESGGYLITGLPDGDYKVLFEDCLDDYWLSEWYADAADETSATPVSVVQGVTTSVDEDLVAGGRLGGTVLSDLTGNGVDGICIDIHDTGDPVARDSAWTGWDGAWQSSVLPAGDYQLFLSDCTRMRYHDEWYDDAADQTGAAEVAVIGGQVTDVTESLFADNVAPDAVEDVFDVLKNRQATLSPLDNDTDGDGDGLTITAVETADAAEHGVVSHDGSTITYVPAAGFLGSDTFDYTVDDGFGGTDTATITVTVADCPDLTPGIDDAGLVTGYEWVECSAIDANGLSPQVTSHFPVVGDSMGLMTSGDRALAPTANDGGGDGRDNAWSARGANDPSILRLDLDVPDGGTCLAMHVAFMSEEYPEYVGSGYNDAFLAELDATTWSVSDSVITAPDNFALAPGGDLLSINSVFFDGARAIVDNGTTYDGMTAQLRVQTPVTPGEHSLFLTIFDQGDGIYDSAAFVDDLHVESDPEGGCTAGVNALPEAEDNTAATDEDTHVDIDVLANDSDADLDPLTIVAVDDPAHGTATIVSGQVRYVPDTNWFGTEDPFTYTIADAFGGFASATINVDVAPVNDAPVADDLGETTDEDTPVDVTLTASDVEGDPFTFSIVDGPASGILSPIVAGVVTYTPAADTNGMDSFTYRASDADDGPIATVTLDVTAVNDAPDAVDDGEGTDEDVAVDVAVLANDSDVDLVHEGDTLTVTGVSDPANGTVSIAVDGQSVSYTPDPDWFGEDTFTYTLSDADGAMDTATVTVTVNPVNDAPVADDLGAITDEDTAVDVTLTANDVEGDPFVFSIVVGPASGTLSPIGAGASVVTYTPDADANGMDSFTYRASDADDGPIATVTLDVTPVNDAPVASPAEETTAEDTPLEGALLATDVDGDELSYVVVAPPAHGEVVLGVGEAFTYTPHVDYNGADSFTFKANDGVADSNVAAVSITVTPVNDAPEAADNLAWVVEEDASVVIMMEAGDVEDDPLTFSIVAGPEHGGLSVVDGNQVTYTPVADYSGSDSFTFRANDGGLDSNVATIGIDVTPVNDAPTVDEVEVGTSQNSPVQVILVGADVDNDPLVFSIVSGPSSGTLGPVSGNQVTYTPDDGYFGPDSFTFKANDGTVDSGSATVSVTVLENSAPVASAVEASTAEDTAKQLTLPASDADDDSLTWSIVSAPVHGDLGALVGNVVTYTPDPDYNGTDSFTFKANDGLSDSNVATVDITVTPVNDAPEAAPNTYEVDEDSSVVVVLEAGDVEDDPLTFSIVAGPDHGSLSSVSGGEVTYTPDADYDGVDSFTFKVNDGEADSNVATIGLDVLPINDPPTATDTAVEVSAGQSVTVTLPATDVDNTSSQLTFSVGGSPSKGTLSSVSGNQVTYTANVGTSGTDSFTFKVNDGAVDSNTATVSVTVKQSTTSTNTTVEPGGTASTEGTTATSDNPVVTAVTSPTGGEVTVQEGERTTGAPSGYRMFDVQVEIHAPDATVEEPLLLVFRVHESQVPDGARSLTVFRNGRRVPNPCTHPTSAQPDPCTASIVKDGEEWVITVRTSKASTWNFGEQTDVEFERLSGDGRIQTAVAISADTFTAADTVIIARSDKYPDALAGAPLAAKLAAPILLTTSDVLDPAVAAEVDRLGADRAILLGGETALSPVVRDQLLALGVATVDRIAGNTRFDTAAEIAKQVGGRAVYVTEGANADEGRGWPDAVAVSGLAAFQQRPIVLAERDVLPGASAAVLDALGVTQATIVGGEAAVSAAVAGQITQHDVEVGRIAGANRYDTSRQVAEWAVVAGMDPATLWVATGLNFPDALAAGPAVAATKGVLVLVHGQTLDNAPASLEYIEAQAASIARVALVGGDKAVTETVAGQIADAIAAAGS
- a CDS encoding class II aldolase/adducin family protein; translated protein: MHLFDQTNPLGPSIPELTSRQEVALLARILHREGYDDHLAGHITYLQPDGTLLTNPFGLMWDELRACDVMRLTVDGHVLEGPWTVTPAIELHLAIHEQRDDVVVAVHNHPSWGTVWADARRVPPVYDQTSAQVADDLVLYDSYDGNVADKDAARKAAGGLGDARYALLANHGVLVVGKDIQQAHHRAVFLEWRCRMAWRVEQIGGGVPLPDSFVQEFGGIFDHVPFPHLWEAEVRRELRRDPSVLDESL
- a CDS encoding amidohydrolase; the encoded protein is MAVIDADAHINENPTAWTELSERYPEWLTFGEVEGGAAAIIEGRPYPRQAGRGRGVPIESALHPDAMEGAFDLDARLRDMDAEGIDVQVLYGGLAIGTTSFEDHGFARDFATAYNDWLLGDVCGHSDRLKGVAVVALQDVAGAAEEVGRAAGRGAVAVTIPPAVRLSPGELPRPLHDPALTPFFEAVADAGFAVGVHNAPGMNNPLPAADLFDNYAQVHQISFPVDQMVAFTALTMGGVLDRFPTLRVAFLECGVGWVPYWIDRAHEHREKRGDLIPGMKADPREYIERGQCYFSFECEDPFVAHFVEHLGADALIWASDYPHWDCEFPGSVTTTREVNAALGDEVLDKALDANPRRLYGL